One Drosophila subobscura isolate 14011-0131.10 chromosome U, UCBerk_Dsub_1.0, whole genome shotgun sequence DNA window includes the following coding sequences:
- the LOC117902432 gene encoding mitogen-activated protein kinase-binding protein 1 isoform X8, with protein MRHLIMTPTSLSMSTPSLSTLHHQRMSLQFPSRSTSTSTSTSTAASTPLTPSPSSVFGGGSSPKFPANYERSEKIKLKKVLGLTVCSNAALDVSPVSGLLAYPAGCTVVLFNAKRQTQAYLVNTSRKAFTSVAFSRCGRYVATGECGINPAIKVWELETPNGNLEHCTGGSVIAEFVDHKYAVTCVAFSPTGKYLVSVGSQHDMIVNVFDWRANLKMASNKISSKVAAVCFAEDGTYFVTVGNRHVKYWYLEGVRKYKDPIPLMGRSAILGDLRDNDFCAVACGKGICAESTYAITRQGHLVEFSSRRLLDKWVQCRTTNANCICVNERFILVGCAESIIRIFNAATLEYVTTLPRTHYLGVDVAQGIQINHIMSVPQQAKFPDCIAMVFDEQRSKVSCVYNDHSLYIWDLRDISRVGKSHSFLYHSTCIWGVETVPYNLEREPSQTLPEDCFVTCSSDDTIRVWGLDGCANNEIYRKNIYSKDLLKIVYSDDELQFIKDQGCSSLSDKTGNSSYDGRNGVRCIKISPELQHLASGDRCGNIRVYNLVNLKLMTTIEAHESEVLCLEYSNDKIERKLLASASRDRLIHVFDVAQNYLLLQTLDDHSSSITSIKFVGAGLNFQMISCGADKSIMFRSFQGNIFMRGTNTSGKTTLYDMEVDSNSKHILTACQDRNVRVYGTQNAKQTKTFKGSHSDEGSLIKLSLDPSGIYVATSCTDKTLAVYDYYSSECMARMYGHSELVTGLKFTNDCRHLISASGDGCIFIWQVPHDMIVTMQARMSQQRLRSGHGPLPRPLAPISPPEGIVLESPTSEIEQPQMVPKFAVADRLSDVGQLPQWAMRKAAAGGDSDSGALSIPTPSAQGVSASIPAMHAASSMGNLSSSPSQQMGMMAPRARGRWAQRSSQLEADDLRSNSESPLGTVSSVGGHSGVNVQTSDYNSASSKDIMYNQTYLSEDSSIDSGMETRRGELKFIGSSNNGTVTVSVSSSSSLATASNSNGAMAAVGGGQQRLQLPDKRKPGLRFDTPHTHDHDGDVEDISDGERTSSDHGMFYNNLAPSTPTDFKVTAMNEDELRKSVRRQKFEKSGLQLPTASGNGSSHTASTGTGTGTSDTEDEGSTPSAENAERSLASTLGGSNENLPQSSNSFLHAALPEGPGLSAPLERGTTSRRSISAKHNTESGKGSVAAPPTITKSYTSTKKEELLQVINKVKQQLENVGHRPLRGSHSISDLSLAGNLDGSRTAGGGPGRYTKPGNPKTLNPMPIEESSIRRACSLSDLHMGNFGKPSKSNGTPQKPQVQHRNGNVNRSASKRNSLQGKTGLGASSNSMNVLNQGSDSEPEDSNRLRSASNGQGRSNGPIAASRQYSNKINNANNNRRKTPNFSSATPMQDDSSSEETPNSTVNNKPIVPPRPRNLAFDHKSKLINNGSPVANKQRSGVATAEEYEGADPEAQVHNVINKLYTTTQAAMQLHANLKNSLLLKELENALIMSRNMLSSIPTNRQTEKTNNGGVVGLGGVGGGTNYEQLTAENGDYLMMVNNCADLLSNLRTKHKPDDCENNS; from the exons ATAAAACTCAAAAAAGTCTTGGGTCTGACTGTGTGCAGCAATGCGGCGTTGGATGTTTCACCAGTCAGCGGCCTCCTGGCCTATCCAGCGGG CTGCACTGTGGTGCTGTTCAATGCCAAACGCCAGACACAGGCCTATCTGGTCAATACCTCCCGCAAAGCATTCACATCCGTCGCCTTCTCGCGCTGCGGCCGCTATGTGGCCACCGGCGAATGTGGCATCAATCCGGCCATCAAAGTTTGGGAACTGGAAACGCCCAATGGCAATCTGGAGCACTGCACCGGTGGCAGTGTTATTGCCGAATTTGTGGATCACAAATATGCCGTCACCTGTGTG GCCTTCTCGCCCACGGGAAAGTACCTGGTTTCAGTTGGCTCACAGCACGACATGATCGTAAATGTGTTCGACTGGCGGGCCAACCTAAAGATGGCCTCGAATAAGATTAGCTCCAAGGTGGCCGCCGTTTGCTTTGCCGAAGATGGCACCTACTTTGTCACCGTGGGCAATCGTCATGTCAAATATTGGTACTTGGAAGGTGTTCGCAAG TACAAAGATCCCATACCACTGATGGGACGCAGCGCTATTTTGGGTGATTTGCGTGACAATGATTTCTGCGCCGTGGCCTGCGGCAAGGGGATCTGTGCGGAGAGCACGTATGCCATCACGAGACAGGGCCATCTGGTGGAGTTTAGTTCGCGGCGATTGCTGGACAAATGGGTGCAGTGCCGCACCACAAATGCCAATTGCATTTGCGTCAACGAGCGCTTCATACTCGTGGGTTGTGCCGAGTCCATCATTCGGATATTCAATGCGGCCACGCTGGAGTATGTGACCACGCTGCCGCGGACCCACTATCTGGGCGTCGATGTGGCCCAGGGCATACAGATCAATCACATAATGTCGGTGCCGCAGCAGGCCAAGTTTCCCGACTGCATTGCCATGGTGTTCGACGAGCAGCGATCGAAGGTCAGCTGCGTCTACAACGATCACTCGCTGTACATTTGGGATCTGCGCGATATATCGCGTGTGGGCAAATCGCACTCGTTCCTGTATCACTCCACGTGCATTTGGGGCGTGGAGACAGTGCCATATAATCTGGAGCGAGAGCCATCGCAAACGCTGCCGGAGGACTGCTTTGTGACCTGCTCCTCGGACGACACGATACGCGTCTGGGGCCTCGATGGATGTGCCAACAATGAGATCTATCGCAAGAACATCTACTCCAAGGATCTGCTGAAGATCGTCTACAGCGACGACGAGCTGCAGTTCATCAAGGACCAGGgctgctcctcgctctccGACAAGACGGGCAACTCCTCCTACGACGGCCGCAACGGTGTGCGCTGCATCAAGATCAGCCCGGAGCTGCAGCATCTGGCCAGCGGCGATCGTTGCGGCAACATTCGCGTCTACAATCTGGTCAATCTCAAGCTGATGACCACCATCGAGGCACACGAGTCGGAGGTGCTGTGCCTGGAGTACTCCAACGACAAGATTGAACGCAAGCTgctggccagtgccagtcgcGATCGGCTCATACACGTCTTCGATGTGGCCCAGAactatctgctgctgcagacacTCGACGATCACAGCTCCTCGATCACATCGATCAAGTTTGTGGGCGCTGGACTGAACTTCCAAATGATTAGCTGTGGCGCAGACAAATCCATAATGTTCCGTAGCTTTCAG GGCAACATCTTTATGCGAGGCACCAATACCTCGGGCAAGACCACGCTCTATGACATGGAAGTGGACTCGAATTCCAAACATATCCTCACCGCCTGCCAGGATCGCAATGTCCGTGTGTATGGCACACAGAATGCCAAGCAAACAAAGACCTTCAAGGGCTCACATTCGGATGAGGGCAGCCTCATTAAGCTCAGCCTCGATCCCAGCGGCATCTACGTGGCCACCTCCTGCACGGACAAAACGCTGGCCGTCTACGACTACTACTCCAGCGAGTGCATGGCGCGCATGTATGGCCACAGTGAGCTGGTCACGGGTCTGAAGTTCACCAACGATTGCCGGCACTTGATATCGGCCAGCGGCGATGGCTGCATCTTCATTTGGCAAGTGCCGCACGACATGATTGTGACGATGCAGGCCAGAATGTCACAGCAGCGTCTGCGCTCGGGTCATGGCCCGTTGCCGCGTCCCCTGGCGCCCATTTCCCCGCCCGAGGGCATTGTGCTGGAGTCGCCCACCAGCGAAATCGAACAGCCGCAAATGGTGCCGAAATTCGCAGTGGCCGACAGGCTATCGGATGTGGGACAGCTGCCGCAGTGGGCCATGCGTAAGGCGGCAGCGGGCGGGGACTCCGACAGCGGTGCCCTGTCCATACCCACGCCCAGTGCCCAGGGAGTATCGGCCTCCATACCTGCCATGCATGCGGCCTCCTCGATGGGCAATCTCAGCTCCTCGCCCAGTCAGCAAATGGGCATGATGGCGCCTCGGGCACGCGGACGCTGGGCGCAGCGAAGCAGCCAGCTGGAGGCGGATGATCTGCGCTCCAATTCGGAGAGCCCACTGGGCACGGTCTCCTCCGTGGGCGGCCATAGCGGCGTGAATGTGCAGACGTCGGACTACAATAGTGCTTCGTCCAAGGACATCATGTACAATCAGACATATCTCAGCGAGGACTCGTCCATCGATTCGGGCATGGAGACGCGGCGCGGTGAACTCAAGTtcattggcagcagcaacaatggcacCGTGACCGTCTCCgtgtcatcctcctcctccctggcgacggccagcaacagcaacggtgCCATGGCGGCTGTCGGcggtggccagcagcggctgcagctgcccgaCAAACGGAAGCCCGGTCTGCGCTTCGATACGCCGCACACCCACGATCACGATGGCGATGTGGAGGACATTTCCGATGGCGAGCGAACCAGCTCCGACCATGGAATGTTCTACAATAATCTGGCGCCCAGCACGCCCAC TGACTTCAAAGTGACGGCCATGAACGAGGATGAACTGCGGAAGTCCGTGCGACGACAGAAGTTTGAAAAGTCCGGCCTGCAGCTGCCGACGgccagtggcaatggcagttcccacacagccagcacgggcacgggcactggGACATCGGACACCGAGGATGAGGGCTCCACGCCGAGTGCCGAGAATGCGGAACGCTCGCTGGCCTCCACTCTGGGTGGCAGCAATGAGAATCTGCCGCAGAGCAGTAATAGTTTCCTTCATGCAGCCCTGCCCGAGGGACCCGGTCTGTCGGCGCCCCTGGAGCGTGGCACCACCA GTCGCCGCAGCATCAGTGCCAAGCACAATACGGAGTCGGGCAAGGGGAGTGTCGCGGCACCGCCCACCATTACCAAGTCATACACCAGCAccaagaaggaggagctgctgcaggtcATCAACAAGGTcaaacagcagctggagaat GTCGGCCATAGACCCCTGAGGGGTAGCCATAGCATATCGGATCTGAGTCTGGCTGGTAATCTGGATGGTTCAAGGACAGCGGGCGGTGGTCCAGGACGCTATACGAAGCCAG GTAATCCCAAAACGCTCAATCCCATGCCCATCGAGGAGTCATCCATACGCCGAGCCTGCTCGCTGAGTGACCTGCACATGGGCAACTTTGGCAAGC CAAGCAAATCGAATGGCACACCGCAAAAGCCTCAGGTTCAGCATCGCAATGGCAATGTGAACAGATCGGCCAGCAAACGCAACAGTCTGCAGGGAAAAACAGGACTGGGTGCCTCCAGCAACTCCATGAATGTGCTCAATCAGGGT AGCGACTCGGAGCCAGAAGACAGCAATCGGTTGCGCAGTGCCAGCAACGGACAGGGACGCAGTAATGGACCCATAG ctGCCAGTCGACAGTACAGCAACAAGATAaacaatgccaacaacaatcgtCGCAAGACGCCAAACTTTAGTAGTG CCACACCCATGCAAGACGATTCCAGCTCCGAGGAAACGCCCAATAGCACCGTGAACAACAAGCCCATAGTGCCGCCACGACCGCGTAACTTGGCCTTTGATCACAAGAGCAAATTGATCAACAACGGCAGTCCCGTCGCCAACAAGCAAAGAAGTGGAGTAGCGACAGCAGAAGAATATGAAGGAGCAGATC CTGAAGCCCAGGTGCACAATGTGATCAATAAACTTTATACGACAACGCAGGCAGCCATGCAGCTGCATGCCAACTTGAAGAATTCTCTGCTGTtgaaggagctggagaatgCACTGATCATGTCCAGGAACATGCTTAGCAGCATTCCCACAAATAG ACAAACAGAAAAGACAAATAATGGTGGAGTAGTGGGATTGGGAGGAGTTGGTGGAGGAACCAATTATGAGCAGCTGACTGCTGAGAATGGAGACTATCTGATGATGGTCAATAACTGTGCCGATCTATTGAGCAATTTACGCACGAAGCACAAACCCGATGACTGTGAGAATAACTCCTAG
- the LOC117902432 gene encoding mitogen-activated protein kinase-binding protein 1 isoform X9, whose translation MDAPDVGRIIRAPARRKRNDEQLMDRIKLKKVLGLTVCSNAALDVSPVSGLLAYPAGCTVVLFNAKRQTQAYLVNTSRKAFTSVAFSRCGRYVATGECGINPAIKVWELETPNGNLEHCTGGSVIAEFVDHKYAVTCVAFSPTGKYLVSVGSQHDMIVNVFDWRANLKMASNKISSKVAAVCFAEDGTYFVTVGNRHVKYWYLEGVRKYKDPIPLMGRSAILGDLRDNDFCAVACGKGICAESTYAITRQGHLVEFSSRRLLDKWVQCRTTNANCICVNERFILVGCAESIIRIFNAATLEYVTTLPRTHYLGVDVAQGIQINHIMSVPQQAKFPDCIAMVFDEQRSKVSCVYNDHSLYIWDLRDISRVGKSHSFLYHSTCIWGVETVPYNLEREPSQTLPEDCFVTCSSDDTIRVWGLDGCANNEIYRKNIYSKDLLKIVYSDDELQFIKDQGCSSLSDKTGNSSYDGRNGVRCIKISPELQHLASGDRCGNIRVYNLVNLKLMTTIEAHESEVLCLEYSNDKIERKLLASASRDRLIHVFDVAQNYLLLQTLDDHSSSITSIKFVGAGLNFQMISCGADKSIMFRSFQGNIFMRGTNTSGKTTLYDMEVDSNSKHILTACQDRNVRVYGTQNAKQTKTFKGSHSDEGSLIKLSLDPSGIYVATSCTDKTLAVYDYYSSECMARMYGHSELVTGLKFTNDCRHLISASGDGCIFIWQVPHDMIVTMQARMSQQRLRSGHGPLPRPLAPISPPEGIVLESPTSEIEQPQMVPKFAVADRLSDVGQLPQWAMRKAAAGGDSDSGALSIPTPSAQGVSASIPAMHAASSMGNLSSSPSQQMGMMAPRARGRWAQRSSQLEADDLRSNSESPLGTVSSVGGHSGVNVQTSDYNSASSKDIMYNQTYLSEDSSIDSGMETRRGELKFIGSSNNGTVTVSVSSSSSLATASNSNGAMAAVGGGQQRLQLPDKRKPGLRFDTPHTHDHDGDVEDISDGERTSSDHGMFYNNLAPSTPTDFKVTAMNEDELRKSVRRQKFEKSGLQLPTASGNGSSHTASTGTGTGTSDTEDEGSTPSAENAERSLASTLGGSNENLPQSSNSFLHAALPEGPGLSAPLERGTTSRRSISAKHNTESGKGSVAAPPTITKSYTSTKKEELLQVINKVKQQLENVGHRPLRGSHSISDLSLAGNLDGSRTAGGGPGRYTKPGNPKTLNPMPIEESSIRRACSLSDLHMGNFGKPSKSNGTPQKPQVQHRNGNVNRSASKRNSLQGKTGLGASSNSMNVLNQGSDSEPEDSNRLRSASNGQGRSNGPIAASRQYSNKINNANNNRRKTPNFSSATPMQDDSSSEETPNSTVNNKPIVPPRPRNLAFDHKSKLINNGSPVANKQRSGVATAEEYEGADPEAQVHNVINKLYTTTQAAMQLHANLKNSLLLKELENALIMSRNMLSSIPTNRQTEKTNNGGVVGLGGVGGGTNYEQLTAENGDYLMMVNNCADLLSNLRTKHKPDDCENNS comes from the exons ATAAAACTCAAAAAAGTCTTGGGTCTGACTGTGTGCAGCAATGCGGCGTTGGATGTTTCACCAGTCAGCGGCCTCCTGGCCTATCCAGCGGG CTGCACTGTGGTGCTGTTCAATGCCAAACGCCAGACACAGGCCTATCTGGTCAATACCTCCCGCAAAGCATTCACATCCGTCGCCTTCTCGCGCTGCGGCCGCTATGTGGCCACCGGCGAATGTGGCATCAATCCGGCCATCAAAGTTTGGGAACTGGAAACGCCCAATGGCAATCTGGAGCACTGCACCGGTGGCAGTGTTATTGCCGAATTTGTGGATCACAAATATGCCGTCACCTGTGTG GCCTTCTCGCCCACGGGAAAGTACCTGGTTTCAGTTGGCTCACAGCACGACATGATCGTAAATGTGTTCGACTGGCGGGCCAACCTAAAGATGGCCTCGAATAAGATTAGCTCCAAGGTGGCCGCCGTTTGCTTTGCCGAAGATGGCACCTACTTTGTCACCGTGGGCAATCGTCATGTCAAATATTGGTACTTGGAAGGTGTTCGCAAG TACAAAGATCCCATACCACTGATGGGACGCAGCGCTATTTTGGGTGATTTGCGTGACAATGATTTCTGCGCCGTGGCCTGCGGCAAGGGGATCTGTGCGGAGAGCACGTATGCCATCACGAGACAGGGCCATCTGGTGGAGTTTAGTTCGCGGCGATTGCTGGACAAATGGGTGCAGTGCCGCACCACAAATGCCAATTGCATTTGCGTCAACGAGCGCTTCATACTCGTGGGTTGTGCCGAGTCCATCATTCGGATATTCAATGCGGCCACGCTGGAGTATGTGACCACGCTGCCGCGGACCCACTATCTGGGCGTCGATGTGGCCCAGGGCATACAGATCAATCACATAATGTCGGTGCCGCAGCAGGCCAAGTTTCCCGACTGCATTGCCATGGTGTTCGACGAGCAGCGATCGAAGGTCAGCTGCGTCTACAACGATCACTCGCTGTACATTTGGGATCTGCGCGATATATCGCGTGTGGGCAAATCGCACTCGTTCCTGTATCACTCCACGTGCATTTGGGGCGTGGAGACAGTGCCATATAATCTGGAGCGAGAGCCATCGCAAACGCTGCCGGAGGACTGCTTTGTGACCTGCTCCTCGGACGACACGATACGCGTCTGGGGCCTCGATGGATGTGCCAACAATGAGATCTATCGCAAGAACATCTACTCCAAGGATCTGCTGAAGATCGTCTACAGCGACGACGAGCTGCAGTTCATCAAGGACCAGGgctgctcctcgctctccGACAAGACGGGCAACTCCTCCTACGACGGCCGCAACGGTGTGCGCTGCATCAAGATCAGCCCGGAGCTGCAGCATCTGGCCAGCGGCGATCGTTGCGGCAACATTCGCGTCTACAATCTGGTCAATCTCAAGCTGATGACCACCATCGAGGCACACGAGTCGGAGGTGCTGTGCCTGGAGTACTCCAACGACAAGATTGAACGCAAGCTgctggccagtgccagtcgcGATCGGCTCATACACGTCTTCGATGTGGCCCAGAactatctgctgctgcagacacTCGACGATCACAGCTCCTCGATCACATCGATCAAGTTTGTGGGCGCTGGACTGAACTTCCAAATGATTAGCTGTGGCGCAGACAAATCCATAATGTTCCGTAGCTTTCAG GGCAACATCTTTATGCGAGGCACCAATACCTCGGGCAAGACCACGCTCTATGACATGGAAGTGGACTCGAATTCCAAACATATCCTCACCGCCTGCCAGGATCGCAATGTCCGTGTGTATGGCACACAGAATGCCAAGCAAACAAAGACCTTCAAGGGCTCACATTCGGATGAGGGCAGCCTCATTAAGCTCAGCCTCGATCCCAGCGGCATCTACGTGGCCACCTCCTGCACGGACAAAACGCTGGCCGTCTACGACTACTACTCCAGCGAGTGCATGGCGCGCATGTATGGCCACAGTGAGCTGGTCACGGGTCTGAAGTTCACCAACGATTGCCGGCACTTGATATCGGCCAGCGGCGATGGCTGCATCTTCATTTGGCAAGTGCCGCACGACATGATTGTGACGATGCAGGCCAGAATGTCACAGCAGCGTCTGCGCTCGGGTCATGGCCCGTTGCCGCGTCCCCTGGCGCCCATTTCCCCGCCCGAGGGCATTGTGCTGGAGTCGCCCACCAGCGAAATCGAACAGCCGCAAATGGTGCCGAAATTCGCAGTGGCCGACAGGCTATCGGATGTGGGACAGCTGCCGCAGTGGGCCATGCGTAAGGCGGCAGCGGGCGGGGACTCCGACAGCGGTGCCCTGTCCATACCCACGCCCAGTGCCCAGGGAGTATCGGCCTCCATACCTGCCATGCATGCGGCCTCCTCGATGGGCAATCTCAGCTCCTCGCCCAGTCAGCAAATGGGCATGATGGCGCCTCGGGCACGCGGACGCTGGGCGCAGCGAAGCAGCCAGCTGGAGGCGGATGATCTGCGCTCCAATTCGGAGAGCCCACTGGGCACGGTCTCCTCCGTGGGCGGCCATAGCGGCGTGAATGTGCAGACGTCGGACTACAATAGTGCTTCGTCCAAGGACATCATGTACAATCAGACATATCTCAGCGAGGACTCGTCCATCGATTCGGGCATGGAGACGCGGCGCGGTGAACTCAAGTtcattggcagcagcaacaatggcacCGTGACCGTCTCCgtgtcatcctcctcctccctggcgacggccagcaacagcaacggtgCCATGGCGGCTGTCGGcggtggccagcagcggctgcagctgcccgaCAAACGGAAGCCCGGTCTGCGCTTCGATACGCCGCACACCCACGATCACGATGGCGATGTGGAGGACATTTCCGATGGCGAGCGAACCAGCTCCGACCATGGAATGTTCTACAATAATCTGGCGCCCAGCACGCCCAC TGACTTCAAAGTGACGGCCATGAACGAGGATGAACTGCGGAAGTCCGTGCGACGACAGAAGTTTGAAAAGTCCGGCCTGCAGCTGCCGACGgccagtggcaatggcagttcccacacagccagcacgggcacgggcactggGACATCGGACACCGAGGATGAGGGCTCCACGCCGAGTGCCGAGAATGCGGAACGCTCGCTGGCCTCCACTCTGGGTGGCAGCAATGAGAATCTGCCGCAGAGCAGTAATAGTTTCCTTCATGCAGCCCTGCCCGAGGGACCCGGTCTGTCGGCGCCCCTGGAGCGTGGCACCACCA GTCGCCGCAGCATCAGTGCCAAGCACAATACGGAGTCGGGCAAGGGGAGTGTCGCGGCACCGCCCACCATTACCAAGTCATACACCAGCAccaagaaggaggagctgctgcaggtcATCAACAAGGTcaaacagcagctggagaat GTCGGCCATAGACCCCTGAGGGGTAGCCATAGCATATCGGATCTGAGTCTGGCTGGTAATCTGGATGGTTCAAGGACAGCGGGCGGTGGTCCAGGACGCTATACGAAGCCAG GTAATCCCAAAACGCTCAATCCCATGCCCATCGAGGAGTCATCCATACGCCGAGCCTGCTCGCTGAGTGACCTGCACATGGGCAACTTTGGCAAGC CAAGCAAATCGAATGGCACACCGCAAAAGCCTCAGGTTCAGCATCGCAATGGCAATGTGAACAGATCGGCCAGCAAACGCAACAGTCTGCAGGGAAAAACAGGACTGGGTGCCTCCAGCAACTCCATGAATGTGCTCAATCAGGGT AGCGACTCGGAGCCAGAAGACAGCAATCGGTTGCGCAGTGCCAGCAACGGACAGGGACGCAGTAATGGACCCATAG ctGCCAGTCGACAGTACAGCAACAAGATAaacaatgccaacaacaatcgtCGCAAGACGCCAAACTTTAGTAGTG CCACACCCATGCAAGACGATTCCAGCTCCGAGGAAACGCCCAATAGCACCGTGAACAACAAGCCCATAGTGCCGCCACGACCGCGTAACTTGGCCTTTGATCACAAGAGCAAATTGATCAACAACGGCAGTCCCGTCGCCAACAAGCAAAGAAGTGGAGTAGCGACAGCAGAAGAATATGAAGGAGCAGATC CTGAAGCCCAGGTGCACAATGTGATCAATAAACTTTATACGACAACGCAGGCAGCCATGCAGCTGCATGCCAACTTGAAGAATTCTCTGCTGTtgaaggagctggagaatgCACTGATCATGTCCAGGAACATGCTTAGCAGCATTCCCACAAATAG ACAAACAGAAAAGACAAATAATGGTGGAGTAGTGGGATTGGGAGGAGTTGGTGGAGGAACCAATTATGAGCAGCTGACTGCTGAGAATGGAGACTATCTGATGATGGTCAATAACTGTGCCGATCTATTGAGCAATTTACGCACGAAGCACAAACCCGATGACTGTGAGAATAACTCCTAG